In Leptidea sinapis chromosome 8, ilLepSina1.1, whole genome shotgun sequence, a single window of DNA contains:
- the LOC126965787 gene encoding glucosidase 2 subunit beta: MGYTTWLNKINSFILITFVLIILVFSEVPRPRGVSLSKASLYPPTKDFTCFDGTNTIPFSYVNDDYCDCFDGSDEPGTSACLNGIFHCTNAGHRPQNIPSSRVNDGICDCCDGTDEYAAPDTCPNICEDLGREARAKSQQLADLHKQGNSIRLELIEKGNKKRSEMAEQLEQLEKDKIEAVKLKEEKEALKNHLESKENEALKIYREAEEKERERKAELEKENSIKEATEHFERYDSNNDDVLTVAEIKVVNVFDKNKDGEVDQEEIQYFFGDSESIDRDTFISSTWSLLKPLFMIEQGMFRPEEQPESNDEDIEDNGDDETQDTEAEEETEDIDQHDLDVDDHETEEKPSQTYDDDTKRLIEEATEARKQFTDVERTVREIESNIRTFHQNLEKDYGPQQEYATFDNECFEYEDKEYVYRLCMFEKVTQKSKGSGGEIGLGNWGEWAGENNNKYSAMKYTNGITCWNGPSRSTIVNINCGLETKIVSVTEPYRCEYKIELVTPAACDDNAFAQQQQQQSSHDEL; this comes from the coding sequence ATGGGTTACACAACTTGGCTTAACaagattaattcatttattctaATCACATTTgtgcttataatattagtgtttTCTGAAGTTCCTAGGCCGCGCGGAGTCTCTTTATCGAAAGCATCGCTATATCCGCCGACAAAAGATTTTACATGTTTTGATGGTACCAATACAATTCCATTTAGCTATGTAAACGACGATTATTGTGACTGTTTTGATGGAAGCGATGAGCCTGGCACATCAGCGTGTTTGAATGGTATATTCCACTGCACCAATGCCGGACATCGACCTCAAAATATTCCCAGTTCTAGAGTGAACGATGGGATTTGTGATTGTTGTGATGGCACAGATGAGTATGCTGCACCAGACACTTGTCCAAATATATGTGAAGATCTTGGACGAGAAGCTAGGGCCAAATCACAACAGTTGGCAGATCTTCATAAACAAGGGAATTCTATCAGGCTCGAATTAATTGAGAAAGGTAATAAAAAGCGTAGTGAAATGGCTGAACAGTTAGAGCAGTTGGAGAAAGACAAAATAGAGGCTGTAAAATTAAAAGAAGAGAAGGAAGCACTGAAAAATCATCTAGAATCTAAGGAAAATGAAGCATTAAAGATCTACAGAGAAGCAGAAGAAAAAGAAAGGGAACGTAAAGCCGAACTGGAAAAGGAGAATTCAATTAAGGAGGCAACTGAACATTTTGAAAGATATGATTCTAACAATGATGATGTTTTGACTGTAGCAGAAATAAAAGTTGTTAAtgtatttgataaaaataaagatgGTGAGGTTGACCAAGAAGAAATTCAATATTTCTTTGGAGATAGTGAAAGCATTGATAGGGATACTTTTATTTCTTCAACATGGTCCTTACTGAAACCTTTATTCATGATAGAACAAGGTATGTTCCGTCCTGAGGAGCAGCCTGAAAGTAATGATGAGGATATAGAAGATAATGGAGATGATGAAACACAGGATACTGAGGCTGAAGAGGAAACTGAGGACATAGATCAACATGACCTTGATGTTGATGATCATGAAACTGAAGAAAAACCATCACAGAcatatgatgatgatacaaaGAGACTCATTGAAGAAGCAACTGAGGCCCGTAAGCAATTCACTGATGTTGAGCGTACAGTAAGGGAGATTGAGTCTAACATTAGAACATTCCACCAAAACTTAGAAAAGGATTATGGTCCCCAACAAGAATATGCAACATTCGACAATGAATGCTTTGAATATGAAGATAAAGAATATGTATACAGGCTTTGTATGTTTGAGAAGGTTACCCAAAAGTCCAAAGGTAGTGGAGGTGAAATTGGTCTTGGAAACTGGGGTGAATGGGCTGGAgagaacaataataaatattcagcCATGAAATATACCAATGGCATAACTTGCTGGAATGGTCCAAGTAGATCAacaatagtaaatataaattgtggATTGGAAACAAAAATAGTGTCTGTCACAGAACCATATCGCTgtgaatataaaattgaattggtCACTCCAGCTGCATGTGATGATAATGCTTTTGCTCAACAACAGCAACAGCAGTCATCTCACGATGAGCTCTAA
- the LOC126965788 gene encoding splicing factor 3A subunit 3, translating into MDTILEQQRSYHEERERTMDGMVKEILHKKAGHRETINSDHRLKNLHDRYIESTIRLKDLYEDKDGLRKEEIAALSGPSEFSEFYTRLKQIKEFHRKHPNEICVPMSVEFEEMAKLRENPSEDFTTPVEFTDEEGYGKYLDLHECYDKYINLKGIEKVDYITYLSICDHLFDIPRERKNSDYRNYIRAFLTYLKDFVSRVKPLLDQAQEMALAHQEFVKQWEAGTFPGWPKETGGALTNIGAHLDLSAFSSWEELASLGLDRLKSALLALGLKCGGTLEERAQRLFSTKGQTALDKSLVAKKGANKAKASTQQRQKDIAAIEAQVYRFANIVSITRAATIENVTRRAARAAGERRDESEDESDASAAGDIDSDDDEVPYNPKNLPLGWDGKPIPYWLYKLHGLNISYSCEICGNYTYKGPKAFQRHFAEWRHAHGMRCLGIPNTAHFANVTQIEDALALWEKIKNLKESERFVAENDEEFEDSLGNVVNRKTYEDLKRQGLL; encoded by the exons ATGGACACCATTTTAGAACAGCAAAGAAGCTATCATGAAGAACGAGAACGAACTATGGATGGAATGGTTAAAGAAATCCTTCATAAAAAAGCAGGA CATCGGGAAACTATCAATAGTGATCATCGTTTGAAGAATTTACATGAT agaTATATTGAATCAACCATAAGGCTTAAAGACTTATATGAAGATAAAGATGGCCTGAGGAAGGAGGAGATTGCTGCACTGTCCGGACCAAGTGAATTTTCAGAATTTTATACAAGGCTTAAACAGATAAAGGAATTTCATAGAAAGCATCCGAATGAG atTTGTGTCCCAATGTCTGTAGAATTTGAAGAAATGGCAAAATTGAGAGAAAATCCTTCGGAAGATTTTACTA CACCCGTTGAGTTTACTGATGAGGAGGGTTATGGAAAATATCTGGACTTACATGAATGCTAtgataaatatatcaatttgaAAGGAATAGAG aaaGTTGACTACATTACATATCTGAGTATATGTGACCATCTATTTGATATACCCCGTGAACGCAAGAACAGCGACTATAGAAACTACATTCGTGCCTTTCTGACATATTTGAAGGACTTTGTCAGTCGTGTGAAGCCTTTGTTAGACCAGGCACAAGAAATGGCGTTGGCTCATCAAGAGTTTGTGAAACAATGGGAAGCTGGAACATTTCCTGGATGGCCA AAAGAGACTGGAGGTGCTCTGACAAATATTGGAGCTCATTTAGACTTATCAGCATTTTCATCTTGGGAGGAGTTGGCATCTCTCGGGTTGGACAGACTTAAATCAGCTCTCCTGGCTCTTGGGCTCAAGTGTGGTGGCACATTGGAAGAACGAGCTCAAAG ACTATTCAGTACAAAGGGGCAAACTGCTTTAGACAAGTCACTAGTCGCAAAGAAAGGTGCCAATAAAGCTAAGGCTTCGACACAGCAGAGGCAAAAAGATATTGCTGCCATCGAAGCACAAGTATACAG ATTTGCGAACATAGTAAGTATCACACGAGCTGCCACCATAGAGAACGTGACGCGCAGAGCGGCTCGTGCGGCCGGCGAGAGACGTGACGAGAGCGAAGACGAGAGTGACGCGTCCGCCGCGGGAGACATCGACTCTGATGATGATGAGGTGCCGTACAACCCCAAGAACTTGCCATTGGGTTGGGATGGAAAA cCGATCCCATACTGGCTGTACAAGCTGCACGGTCTGAACATCAGCTATTCGTGCGAGATTTGTGGCAACTACACGTACAAGGGGCCGAAAGCCTTCCAGCGTCACTTCGCCGAGTGGCGTCACGCTCACGGCATGCGGTGTCTCGGCATCCCGAACACCGCGCACTTCGCTAATGTCACGCAGATTGAAGACGCACTTGCTT TGTgggagaaaataaaaaatttgaaagaaagTGAACGCTTTGTCGCTGAAAATGACGAAGAGTTTGAAGATTCTCTTGGCAACGTTGTGAATCGTAAAACTTATGAGGATTTGAAAAGACAAGGGCTGctttga
- the LOC126965782 gene encoding WD repeat-containing protein 36, protein MENAKTCSQIFTGARVLGYVSTHVPFVARFIKRRGETLLCTSVGKWFHTYGCDKFRLLSVSGEHPSEITCMSGDGYHIYTGCENNIYAWRRGCELKHIYKGHGATIHKILPFGIHIISVDESNVLKVFDIKDETEFLELKFSLETFTITTLCHPPTYLNKILLGSKQGQLQLWNIRTSKLVYTLKGWGSAVLITEPAPAVDVVAIALENSKIFLHNIKLDQTIMNFIHDWGQVSSLSFRMDGAPIMVTGSSTGNIVMWDLEERTVKSQIQAAHSAAIAGLQCLMSEPLMVTNSQDNSLKMWIFDMPDGVARLLKKREGHALPPKLIRYCEPSGENILAAGSDSSLHIMNTVTETFNKSMGKASFDRKKSKKKNRLKKDNLTLPPITQLSSCMQRDKQWDSIATLHENKKLALTWSYNRICVGKHKLRCPFEEKKAVATSLTVTHCGNFVIIGYSNGQVHRFNMQSGIHRGHYGNAKMIAHKGALRGVETDMCNQRVMTVGADDKLKFWYFKPSTSPYHVMRLDESVNKTKCHRESALLALANEDFTITLIDIDTMKVVRKFDGHVGKITDIDFDYQSRWLVSSSMDCTICTWDIPSAQLVDVFMVEAPCTSLSMSPTGDYLATSHVGELGVFLWANKLLYEKIFLKPVDRATVTIPKLKLPTTAPEKPDLEDIGVIDLGEPEYKSPEQISTELITLSGQPTSRWLNLLNLDIVKRRNKPKTPLTVPKSAPFFLPTIPSLELEFDLEKEKGDTNKKLLTPESLSTLTPFAKKLNKCERVFDYDKCVMKLKEMSPAAIEAEVTSMAPDAGGSIEVMSHFLKLIDSMLKSNRDFELAQSFLSLFLKVHTKVITRSSELLVVLHCVEESSSVAWSRLQNSLLYNICVVKALKDM, encoded by the exons ATGGAAAACGCAAAGACTTGTAGTCAAATATTTACCGGTGCTAGGGTTTTAGGTTATGTTAGTACACATGTTCCATTTGTAGCTCGATTTATCAAAAGAAGAGGTGAAACTTTATTGTGTACTAGTGTTGGAAAGTGGTTTCATACATATGGATGCGATAAATTTCGTTTGTTAAGTGTCAGTGGCGAACATCCTAGCGAAATAACGTGCATGAGTGGCGACGGTTATCATATTTACACTGGTTGTGAAAACAATATCTACGCGTGGAGGAGAGGCTGCgaacttaaacatatatataaaggACACGGAGCAACCATTCACAAGATCTTACCATTTGGTATACATATTATTTCTGTGGATGAATCTAATGTTCTCAAAGTTTTTGATATTAAAGACGAGACAGAGTTTCTTGAGTTAAAGTTCAGTCTAGAAACTTTCACGATAACAACTTTATGCCATCCACCAACATACCTAAACAAAATACTATTAGGAAGTAAACAGGGTCAGCTTCAGTTATGGAATATCAGGACATCAAAGcttgtttacacattaaaagGATGGGGTTCTGCAGTACTTATCACAGAGCCTGCACCTGCAGTTGATGTTGTCGCAATTGCACTTGAAAATAGCAAGATATTTTTGCATAACATTAAATTAGATCAGACTATTATGAACTTTATACATGATTGGGGTCAAGTAAGCAGTTTGTCATTTAGAATGGATGGAGCACCTATAATGGTGACAGGCAGCTCTACTGGTAACATAGTCATGTGGGATTTGGAAGAGCGGACTGTTAAGTCACAGATTCAAGCTGCTCATTCAGCTGCAATAGCTGGATTGCAATGTTTGATGTCAGAACCCCTTATGGTTACAAATTCACAAGATAATTCTCTGAAAATGTGGATTTTTGATATGCCTGATGGTGTAGCAAGGCTTTTAAAGAAAAG AGAAGGCCATGCACTGCCTCCAAAATTAATCAGGTACTGTGAGCCCAGCGGTGAAAACATTCTTGCAGCTGGAAGTGACAGCTCTTTACACATAATGAACACTGTCACagaaacattcaataaaagtatGGGTAAAGCATCATTTGACAGAAAGAAATCTAAGAAGAAAA ATAGACTAAAAAAAGACAATTTAACTTTACCACCAATAACACAATTGAGTTCCTGTATGCAAAGAGACAAACAATGGGATAGTATTGCCACTCTGCATGAAAACAAGAAATTAGCTCTGACGTGGTCTTATAATAGAATATGTGTGGGAAAACATAAACTTAGGTGTCCATTTGAAGAAAAGAAAGCTGTGGCGACATCTCTTACGGTCACACACTGTGGAAACTTTGTTATTATTG GTTACAGCAATGGCCAAGTTCACAGGTTTAACATGCAGTCTGGAATACATAGAGGACATTATGGTAATGCAAAAATGATAGCACATAAGGGGGCTTTGAGAGGTGTTGAGACAGATATGTGCAACCAAAGGGTAATGACTGTTGGTGCTGATGACAAATTGAAATTCTGGTATTTTAAACCTT CAACAAGTCCATATCATGTAATGAGGTTAGATGAGtctgtaaataaaacaaagtgtcaCCGAGAAAGTGCTTTGTTAGCCCTTGCCAATGAAGATTTTACAATTACCCTCATTGACATTGATACTATGAAAGTTGTCAGAAAATTCGACGGACATGTTGGCAAAATTACAGATATTGATTTTGACTATCAGAGCAg GTGGCTTGTAAGTTCGTCGATGGACTGTACAATATGCACATGGGACATACCAAGTGCACAGTTAGTGGATGTTTTTATG GTAGAAGCACCGTGTACCTCCTTAAGTATGTCCCCAACAGGAGACTACTTGGCTACATCTCATGTTGGAGAGTTGGGAGTATTTCTCTGGGCGAACAAACTTCTctacgaaaaaatatttttgaagccAGTTGATAGGGCGACAGTCACTATACCGAAATTGA AACTACCTACAACAGCACCTGAAAAACCTGATTTAGAAGATATAGGCGTAATTGATTTGGGTGAACCGGAATATAAATCTCCAGAACAAATAAGCACAGAATTAATAACCCTCTCAGGACAACCGACATCAAGGTGGCTAAACCTATTAAATTTGGATATAGTCAAAAGGCGAAACAAACCGAAAACACCACTGACAGTTCCAAAATCTGCTCCGTTCTTCCTTCCCACTATACCGAGTCTTGAATTGGAATTTGATCTCGAAAAAGAAAAAGGCGATACAAATAAGAAGTTATTGACACCAGAATCGCTGTCTACCTTAACACCTTTTGCAAAGAAGTTGAATAAGTGTGAAAGAGTATTTGATTATGATAAGTGTGTTATGAAGTTGAAAGAAATGTCTCCTGCGGCCATTGAAGCTGAAGTTACTAGTATGGCGCCCGACGCTGGCGGTTCTATAGAAGTTATGTCGCATTTTCTTAAACTTATAGATAGTATGCTTAAGTCCAATAGAGATTTCGAGTTAGCTCAatcatttttaagtttatttttgaagGTGCATACCAAAGTAATAACTCGGAGTAGTGAACTATTAGTGGTTTTGCATTGTGTGGAAGAATCGTCTTCAGTGGCGTGGAGTAGGCTTCAAAATAgcttattgtataatatatgtgTTGTTAAGGCATTAAAGGatatgtaa